In Flammeovirgaceae bacterium 311, one DNA window encodes the following:
- a CDS encoding 2-oxoglutarate dehydrogenase complex dihydrolipoamide succinyltransferase (COG0508 Pyruvate/2-oxoglutarate dehydrogenase complex, dihydrolipoamide acyltransferase (E2) component, and related enzymes) — protein MSIEVKVPTVGESISEVTIGQWFKNDGDYVERDENIAELESDKATFELAAEQAGILRIKAAEGQTVPIGEVVCLIEDGDATAGGGSGAAKADAKQDAPKVGDLGAGEQTRTPGEFSGAAKGGSDSQGSAGGGGAAGGGQVVDMVVPTVGESITEVTIGQWLKEDGDTVQLDDIIAEIESDKATFELPAEAAGVLRIKAQEGETLQIGALICQIEATTAGAAPAGAAQGTGAGQTPTDKAGYGNHGNGGQTEATTQSSDQGQASGYAAGHPSPAAGKILAEKGISAEAVKGTGVGGRITKEDAQNAQGGGQKQQQSTAPQQQQKAAPQEQKAPQTASAAGAREQSRERMSSLRKTISRRLVSVKNETAMLTTFNEVNMKPIMDIRSKYKEQFKEKYEVGLGFMSFFTKAVCVALQEWPAVNAQLDGNEIVYNNFVDVSIAVSSPKGLVVPVVRNAESMSFHEIEKEIISLAKKARDGKLSIEEMQGGTFTITNGGVFGSMMSTPIINAPQSAILGMHNIVERPVVENGEIVVRPIMYVALSYDHRIIDGRESVSFLVRMKQLLEDPTRLLIGV, from the coding sequence ATGAGTATAGAAGTAAAAGTGCCCACGGTGGGCGAATCCATCTCGGAAGTCACCATAGGCCAGTGGTTTAAAAACGACGGCGATTATGTTGAAAGAGACGAGAACATTGCCGAACTGGAATCTGACAAAGCAACCTTTGAGCTTGCTGCCGAGCAAGCCGGTATATTGCGCATAAAAGCCGCAGAAGGCCAAACGGTACCCATCGGGGAGGTAGTGTGCTTGATTGAAGATGGAGATGCCACAGCTGGTGGCGGTTCAGGAGCTGCAAAAGCTGATGCCAAACAAGATGCTCCCAAGGTGGGTGATCTGGGTGCTGGCGAGCAAACCAGGACCCCTGGTGAGTTTAGTGGTGCAGCCAAAGGCGGATCTGACAGCCAGGGTAGTGCTGGTGGCGGCGGTGCAGCCGGCGGCGGTCAGGTGGTGGACATGGTGGTGCCAACTGTTGGCGAATCGATTACCGAGGTAACCATTGGCCAGTGGCTGAAAGAAGATGGCGATACCGTACAGCTCGATGATATCATTGCAGAAATTGAGTCTGATAAAGCAACTTTTGAATTGCCTGCAGAAGCTGCAGGTGTACTGCGCATTAAAGCACAGGAGGGCGAAACACTGCAGATTGGCGCCCTTATCTGCCAGATAGAAGCCACAACCGCGGGGGCAGCCCCAGCCGGCGCCGCACAAGGCACTGGAGCAGGGCAAACCCCTACAGACAAAGCCGGCTATGGCAACCATGGCAATGGCGGACAGACAGAAGCAACTACACAATCATCTGATCAGGGACAGGCATCTGGTTATGCAGCCGGACACCCCTCTCCTGCAGCAGGTAAAATCCTGGCTGAAAAAGGTATCTCTGCCGAAGCCGTAAAAGGCACAGGCGTAGGTGGCCGCATCACCAAAGAAGATGCCCAGAATGCACAGGGAGGCGGACAGAAGCAGCAACAAAGTACCGCTCCTCAGCAGCAGCAAAAAGCTGCGCCTCAGGAGCAAAAGGCTCCACAGACAGCTTCAGCAGCTGGCGCCCGCGAGCAAAGCCGTGAGCGCATGAGCTCACTGCGCAAAACCATTAGCCGCCGCCTGGTAAGCGTTAAAAACGAAACGGCCATGCTCACCACCTTCAACGAGGTGAACATGAAGCCCATCATGGATATCCGCAGCAAGTATAAAGAGCAGTTCAAGGAGAAGTACGAGGTAGGCCTGGGCTTCATGAGCTTCTTTACCAAAGCGGTATGCGTGGCCCTGCAGGAATGGCCTGCCGTAAATGCCCAGCTCGATGGTAACGAGATTGTGTACAACAACTTTGTAGATGTTTCCATAGCCGTATCCAGCCCTAAGGGCCTGGTGGTTCCGGTGGTGCGCAATGCCGAAAGCATGAGCTTCCACGAAATTGAAAAGGAAATCATCAGCCTGGCTAAAAAAGCACGTGATGGCAAACTTAGCATCGAAGAGATGCAGGGCGGCACCTTCACCATCACCAACGGTGGTGTGTTTGGCTCCATGATGTCAACCCCTATTATCAACGCACCGCAAAGTGCCATTTTAGGCATGCACAACATTGTGGAACGTCCGGTAGTGGAGAATGGCGAGATTGTAGTGCGCCCTATCATGTATGTTGCCCTTAGCTATGATCACCGCATCATCGACGGCCGTGAGTCAGTAAGCTTCCTGGTACGCATGAAGCAACTGCTGGAAGATCCAACCCGCTTACTAATAGGCGTTTAA
- a CDS encoding dihydrolipoyl dehydrogenanse (COG1249 Pyruvate/2-oxoglutarate dehydrogenase complex, dihydrolipoamide dehydrogenase (E3) component, and related enzymes) produces the protein MQYDVTVIGSGPGGYVAAIRCAQLGLKTAIVEKYTSLGGTCLNVGCIPSKALLDSSEHFHNASHTFKEHGIELNDLQVNLPQMITRKRNVVKQTVAGIDFLMKKNKIDVKTGMGSFVDKNTIKVTGDDGKEETFQTKNTIIATGSKPTALPFIQLDKERIITSTEALELQEVPKHMIVIGGGVIGMELGSVYGRLGAKVTVVEFLDRIIPGMDGALSKELQRVLKKQHGFDFKLNTKVTGVERKGNEVVVRAENKKGEQIEITGDYCLVSVGRAPYTKGLGLENAGVQLDNRGRVEIDDHLRTNVEGIYAIGDVIKGAMLAHKAEEEGVFVAESIVGQKPHINYNLIPGVVYTWPEVAGVGYTEEQLKEMGRQFKTGSFSFKASGRARASMDTDGFVKVLADQETDEVLGVHMIGPRAADMIAEAVVAMEFRASAEDISRMSHAHPTFTEAIKEACLAATDNRALHT, from the coding sequence ATGCAATACGATGTAACCGTAATCGGTTCGGGACCTGGCGGGTATGTGGCAGCCATTCGCTGCGCACAGCTGGGACTCAAAACCGCAATCGTAGAAAAATACACATCGCTGGGCGGCACCTGTCTGAATGTAGGCTGCATTCCCAGCAAAGCCCTGCTCGATTCTTCCGAGCACTTCCACAACGCCAGCCATACCTTTAAGGAACATGGCATTGAGCTGAATGATCTGCAGGTAAACCTGCCTCAGATGATCACGCGCAAGCGCAATGTGGTAAAGCAAACTGTAGCCGGCATCGACTTCCTGATGAAGAAGAACAAGATCGATGTAAAGACGGGTATGGGTTCTTTTGTAGACAAGAACACCATCAAGGTAACGGGTGACGACGGCAAGGAAGAAACCTTCCAGACCAAAAACACCATTATTGCTACGGGCTCTAAGCCTACAGCACTCCCTTTCATCCAGCTTGATAAAGAGCGTATTATTACCAGCACCGAAGCCCTGGAACTGCAGGAAGTGCCTAAGCACATGATTGTAATTGGCGGTGGTGTGATTGGTATGGAGTTGGGCTCTGTTTATGGCCGCCTGGGCGCTAAGGTAACTGTAGTAGAGTTTCTGGACCGCATTATTCCGGGTATGGATGGTGCCCTTAGCAAAGAGCTGCAACGGGTGCTCAAAAAGCAGCATGGCTTCGACTTTAAGCTAAACACCAAAGTTACCGGCGTAGAACGCAAGGGGAACGAGGTGGTAGTACGTGCCGAAAACAAAAAAGGTGAGCAAATAGAGATTACCGGCGATTACTGCCTGGTATCTGTAGGCCGCGCACCTTATACCAAAGGCCTTGGCCTGGAAAATGCCGGCGTTCAGCTGGACAATCGTGGTCGTGTGGAGATTGATGACCACCTGCGTACTAATGTGGAGGGCATCTATGCCATAGGCGATGTTATTAAAGGGGCTATGCTGGCCCACAAAGCCGAAGAAGAAGGTGTTTTTGTAGCGGAAAGCATAGTTGGCCAAAAGCCGCACATCAACTACAACCTGATTCCGGGTGTTGTTTATACCTGGCCTGAGGTTGCCGGTGTAGGTTATACCGAAGAGCAGCTGAAGGAAATGGGGCGCCAGTTTAAAACAGGCAGCTTCTCCTTTAAAGCCTCCGGCCGTGCCCGTGCTTCTATGGATACCGATGGTTTCGTGAAGGTGCTGGCCGATCAGGAAACAGACGAGGTACTGGGTGTACACATGATTGGCCCACGTGCTGCCGACATGATAGCCGAGGCCGTAGTGGCCATGGAATTCCGTGCTTCTGCCGAAGACATTTCGCGCATGAGCCACGCCCACCCTACCTTTACCGAAGCCATCAAAGAAGCCTGCCTTGCCGCTACGGATAACAGGGCTTTACATACGTAA